CGACATCACCGGAGCGGGGACAAAGACGGGAACGCTGGAGAGAAATCTCGGAGGCGGGGGAAATTTCAGCATAACGGGCGGCCGGATGACCGGGACGCACCTCTTGCAGGAGCTATCCCGCTATCTGAACGCGCCTGAGCTGCGGGAGATCCACTTCACCACCTTTGGCGGCAACTTCCGCTTCCAGGATGGGAAGCTCCTGCTGGACAGCTCCATCGCCTCCAAGGATCTGCAGACGGCACCGAAGGGCACGGTCGGGCTGATAGACAAGAGCCTGAATCTCGCCCTCCCGACGAAGATCGCACCGAACCTTACCTCGAAGATCGCCAGAGGAGGGACAGGTAAATACGTCGCAGACGAAAAGGGTTGGGGTACCCTCCCCCTCAAGGTTACCGGAACGACCACCGCCCCGAAAGTCAGGCTCGACACCTCCGGAATCGGGGCCGAGCTGGCAGGAAAGGCAAAAGAGAAGGCAAAAGAAAAGCTGGAGCAGACCCTGAAGGACAAGCTTATGAAGCAAAAGCCCGGAGAAGAGCCGCGTCCCGAGCAGGAGATCCTGCAGAAGGGGCTGCGCGGCATCTTCGGAAAATGACGCCCCGGCGGTTTCGGGATCTTCCCGGATACTGGACTCAAGCATCAGACATCAGAAGGAAGGAACGAGCCATGAGCATAACGAAACAACTATTTTTCTCCACCGTACTCACCGTTTCTGTCGTCTTTGGCTGCGCCACGACCTCGCCGAGCAAAGTCGGCGGGTTCAACCTGGTGTCGGTAGACGAAGAGAAGCAACTGGGGGACAAATTCGCGGTGGAAATCGAGAAGCAGCACCAGGTGGTGAACGATCCGGAAGTGCAGGCGTACATCGACCGGGTCGGTAAGAAACTTCTGACCGGCGTGGACAAGGTGCAGTTTCCCTACACCTTCAAGGTCGTAAAGGACGAGAGCGTCAACGCCTTCGCCATTCCCGGCGGGCACACCTATGTGAACACCGGGCTCATCAAGGCGGCCGATAACGAGAACGAGCTGGCGGCAGTCATGGCGCACGAGATAAATCACGTGGTGGCGCGGCATTCTACGCAGCAGATGACGAAGCAATACGGCTACGAGCTCGTCGCGGGTCTCCTGCTCGGGCAGAACCAGAACCAGCTCGCGAAGCTCGCGGCGGACCTCTTCGGTAAGGCGGGGCTTTTGTACTATAGCCGCGACATGGAAAACCAGGCGGACTACCTGGGAGTGCAGACGATGTACAAGGCGGGGTACGATCCGAAGGGGATGTCGACCTTTTTCCAGAAGCTCCAGGCGCAGCATAGCGCCAATCCCGGAAAGATCGCCCAGTTCCTCTCCTCCCACCCCCAGACGGGGGAGCGGATCCAGAACGTCAACGAGGAGATAGCGAAGCTCCCGCCGAAGCAGTTCCCAGCCGTGTCGGAGGCTGAATTCCAGAAGGTGAAGGCGAAGGTAAAGGGGATGTAGGGTAAGTGAGGCCCGCCGGCCACAGAGGCGGGCCTTTTTTTGACGGTCCGGGCAGCACGTCCCTCCCCTTTCAAGGGGGAGGACAGGAGGGGGATGGGGTTCGACGCACTCACGAACTTCTACCCCATCCCCACCCTGTCCCTCCCCTTGAAAGGGAGGGGACGCGTAAGCTCCCGCTAGGCATTAGCCAACGGCGGCGACTGCGTCGTCTGCTTCCTCCAGAAGACCGTGCCTGCCGATGACGCTTCTTAGCGTCTGCCAGAGCACCGGCTTCACCACAAAGGCGTCGCACCCTTCCTGCTCCAGCGACCTCAGCATATCCTCCGGGCGGCTGCTCGCGGTCACCATGACGATGACGGCCCGCTTCACATCGTGGCGCTGCTCCGCCGCCCTGATGGCGTGCAGCGCCTCCAGCCCGTCCATCTCAGGCATGTTGATGTCCAGGCAGATGAGGTCGAAGGGGTCCTCCGCGGCAAGCGCCTCCTCCACGGCCCACACCCCCTCGGCGCCGTTTTCCACCAGCACCGTCTCACCATAGACGCTCAACATGGTGTCGAGCACCATCCGGTTTACCGCTATATCGTCGACAATCAGTATTCTCATGCCATACCTCAAAAAAAGCCAGATCAGGTCAATGCCGCAAAAGTTGCGCCTGGCGCACGAACTCCCGTTCCAGGGAGCTTGCGGCGAAGGCGAGGTCGGTCATGCCAAGGAAGCGCACCCCCCCCTCGACGGTATTTTCGATCATGGAGAACGGTCCGGGGCGCTCCTCGCGGAACTCCTCCGTCATCGTGCCGAGGCTGACGGTCACGCCGCCGTACATCATCTTGCGGACGTTCACCTTCGCGTTTGCCCGTGTATAGACGCGGGAGCGTATCTCCTGGATGAGAGAGGTGATGGCCACACGCTGCTGGTGCAGTTTGTTCGTCTCCCCTTTCGACCCGTGCGCGAGCTTCTCCCGGGCGGTGAGCTCCTTCAGCTCGTCGAAGCGCTGGGTGAGTTCCTCCAGGTCGCGGTAGCTCACGCCGACGACGACACGGGTATGGAGAGAGGAGACGCTTCCAAGCGCTCCCGCTTCGACGCCGGCAAGGGCAACGCATTCCCCTCCGACAACTCCTCCCCGGTTAACGTGCACCGATCCGAGGCACTTGATGCCGCACAGGCGCATCTCCGACTCCACGACCAGGTCGCCCGCCACCTCGAGCTTCGTCTCGTAGATGAAGTTCGCCTTCAACGTCCCGCCGCAGCTGATAACCCCTTTCCCCTGACCATTCATGCCGCAGAAGGTGATGTCGCCGTCGGAGGTCAGTGTGCAGGCGCCGACATTGCCGCCGACCTTGATCCCCTTGCTGGCTCGCACCTGGAAGCCGTCCAGGATATCGCCGGTCACTTCCAGAAAGCCGTTGAAGTCCACGTTGCCGACCTTGAACCCCACATCCCCCTTTACCTGGTAGATGTCCTCCACCGAGATGTCCTCACCCTGGCAGAAGACGCGTCCCGCGGCGGTGGCGAAGATCTGGGTACCGTCGGGGGTGAGAGCCACGTTCTTCCCCGGCTTTACCTGCAACGAGCTCCCCGCCCTTGCCGGGATCTCTGCGCCGTGGATGGAGAGGCCGGGGGTGCCGGGAGTGGAAGGAAGCAGAGTCGCCACCAGATCCCCCTCCTTCACATTGAAAAACTCCTGCACCCGGTGCAGGTCGACCGAGACGGCATCGTCATCATCGCTCTCCGCAGGGGGGGGCGGGGTCCAGTTGAGCTCCAGCCGGGCATCCTCCCCCGGGACCATAGGTGTCCCCTCCGCCAGAAGGAGCCCTGCCAGCGCCTTCCCTTGCGCTGCGTGGTTGAGGAGTTCCTCGACCGAGTCCGGAAAGACTCCGGCCTTTACGCGCGCCTGCTCCAGGTACTGCCGCAGTTCCGCCTCAGCAAGGGGGGGACCGTTTCCGGTGGGGGTGTAGGTGACGATGCAGGATGTTGCATCAGGGGCGAGAAGAAGCTCGAAGGCGTAACCGAGGCGCTTCAACTCCAGGCGTTTAGCCTGTTGAACAGTGGGAGGTACGATGTCAGCCATAAAAGTCGCCTCGGCCTTCTGCCAGGAGATGGTGTTTCATGATGATTATCGGCAGTCGGCACAAATGACTTGAGAGGAGAAAGGGCGGTGTGAGGCGGGGAAATTGCGGAAGAGAGTGTTATGAAAGGGCGTGGGACTGGTCGGACTGGTCGGACTGGTCGGACTGGTCGGACTGGTGTGACACGGTGGACTGGCCACACCAGCG
The DNA window shown above is from Geomonas sp. RF6 and carries:
- a CDS encoding M48 family metallopeptidase — its product is MSITKQLFFSTVLTVSVVFGCATTSPSKVGGFNLVSVDEEKQLGDKFAVEIEKQHQVVNDPEVQAYIDRVGKKLLTGVDKVQFPYTFKVVKDESVNAFAIPGGHTYVNTGLIKAADNENELAAVMAHEINHVVARHSTQQMTKQYGYELVAGLLLGQNQNQLAKLAADLFGKAGLLYYSRDMENQADYLGVQTMYKAGYDPKGMSTFFQKLQAQHSANPGKIAQFLSSHPQTGERIQNVNEEIAKLPPKQFPAVSEAEFQKVKAKVKGM
- a CDS encoding response regulator, which gives rise to MRILIVDDIAVNRMVLDTMLSVYGETVLVENGAEGVWAVEEALAAEDPFDLICLDINMPEMDGLEALHAIRAAEQRHDVKRAVIVMVTASSRPEDMLRSLEQEGCDAFVVKPVLWQTLRSVIGRHGLLEEADDAVAAVG
- a CDS encoding DUF342 domain-containing protein, producing MADIVPPTVQQAKRLELKRLGYAFELLLAPDATSCIVTYTPTGNGPPLAEAELRQYLEQARVKAGVFPDSVEELLNHAAQGKALAGLLLAEGTPMVPGEDARLELNWTPPPPAESDDDDAVSVDLHRVQEFFNVKEGDLVATLLPSTPGTPGLSIHGAEIPARAGSSLQVKPGKNVALTPDGTQIFATAAGRVFCQGEDISVEDIYQVKGDVGFKVGNVDFNGFLEVTGDILDGFQVRASKGIKVGGNVGACTLTSDGDITFCGMNGQGKGVISCGGTLKANFIYETKLEVAGDLVVESEMRLCGIKCLGSVHVNRGGVVGGECVALAGVEAGALGSVSSLHTRVVVGVSYRDLEELTQRFDELKELTAREKLAHGSKGETNKLHQQRVAITSLIQEIRSRVYTRANAKVNVRKMMYGGVTVSLGTMTEEFREERPGPFSMIENTVEGGVRFLGMTDLAFAASSLEREFVRQAQLLRH